The Kineococcus endophyticus genome contains a region encoding:
- a CDS encoding DUF1490 family protein → MLPIAAPLGRLVLTAAASAGLVKAVSDGRGTAALRRLAVGGTKVGIRTSRAAETGVERLRLGAGDIVAQAYDEMGEQPPVPPTPQAGHDHQH, encoded by the coding sequence GTGTTGCCGATCGCCGCTCCGCTCGGACGTCTCGTGCTCACCGCCGCCGCGTCGGCCGGGCTGGTCAAGGCCGTCAGTGACGGCCGGGGGACCGCCGCCCTGCGCCGCCTGGCGGTCGGGGGCACCAAGGTCGGCATCCGCACGTCGCGCGCCGCCGAGACCGGGGTCGAGCGCCTGCGCCTCGGCGCCGGGGACATCGTCGCCCAGGCCTACGACGAGATGGGGGAGCAGCCGCCCGTGCCGCCCACTCCGCAGGCCGGTCACGACCACCAGCACTGA
- a CDS encoding aldose epimerase family protein, whose protein sequence is MTNRSAPDVQVEHQADWGRLADGTPVGRWVLRDGTLEVGLVEHGARLQSVLAPDRDGVRADVVLGFSGLEPYTGKGRSFGATIGRFANRIAGGTFDLDGRRATIPATDRGNAIHGGPHPFSEKVWTAHPVEGVHGVRFSLFSPDGDNGFPGGLSVHVTYALHEGVLTITYAATTDAPTVLNLTNHAYFDLAGEGSGLIDPHLVQVLADRFLPVDEAGLPTGEFRDVTGTPFDLREAVPVGYRVELDDEQLQRGKGFDHCYVLADVPGGARPPALAAVVTEPVSGRTLEVRTDQPGVQFFTGGSLAGTLVGKAGSAYGPRSGFALETQAFPDAPNRPEFPTTVLLPGEEFRSVTEFRFSVA, encoded by the coding sequence GTGACGAACCGGAGCGCACCCGACGTGCAGGTCGAGCACCAGGCGGACTGGGGGCGGCTGGCGGACGGAACCCCCGTCGGCCGCTGGGTCCTGCGGGACGGCACGCTCGAGGTCGGCCTCGTGGAGCACGGCGCGCGGCTGCAGTCCGTGCTGGCTCCCGACCGCGACGGCGTCCGCGCCGACGTCGTCCTCGGGTTCTCCGGACTCGAGCCGTACACCGGGAAGGGGCGCTCGTTCGGCGCCACGATCGGCCGGTTCGCCAACCGCATCGCCGGCGGGACGTTCGACCTCGACGGGCGGCGCGCCACGATCCCCGCCACCGACCGCGGGAACGCCATCCACGGTGGGCCGCACCCCTTCTCGGAGAAGGTGTGGACCGCGCACCCCGTCGAGGGCGTCCACGGCGTCCGGTTCTCCCTGTTCAGCCCCGACGGCGACAACGGGTTCCCCGGCGGGTTGTCCGTGCACGTCACGTACGCGCTGCACGAGGGGGTGCTGACGATCACCTACGCGGCGACGACGGACGCCCCCACGGTCCTGAACCTGACGAACCACGCGTACTTCGACCTCGCCGGCGAGGGGTCCGGGCTCATCGACCCCCACCTCGTCCAGGTCCTCGCCGACCGGTTCCTGCCCGTCGACGAGGCCGGCCTGCCGACGGGGGAGTTCCGCGACGTGACCGGGACCCCGTTCGACCTGCGCGAGGCCGTCCCGGTCGGGTACCGCGTCGAGCTGGACGACGAGCAGCTCCAGCGCGGGAAGGGTTTCGACCACTGCTACGTCCTGGCCGACGTCCCCGGCGGGGCCCGGCCGCCGGCGCTCGCGGCCGTCGTCACCGAACCCGTCTCCGGCCGGACCCTGGAGGTCCGCACCGACCAGCCGGGCGTCCAGTTCTTCACCGGCGGGTCGCTGGCGGGGACCCTCGTCGGCAAGGCGGGGTCCGCGTACGGGCCGCGCTCGGGGTTCGCCCTGGAGACCCAGGCGTTCCCCGACGCGCCCAACCGGCCGGAGTTCCCGACGACCGTCCTGCTGCCGGGGGAGGAGTTCCGTTCCGTCACGGAGTTCCGGTTCTCCGTCGCCTAG